The nucleotide window CGCCGAGGGCAGCTCCATCCTGAGGGGCCTGACCGACCTGCGCCGCACGGTGGAGGACCTCGACCCCAGCCGCGCGCCGACCGCCCGGCGCCTCTTCGGGAAGCTGCCGGGGGGGCGCAAGGCCCAGAACGCCCTCGACCGTTACCAGAGCGCGCAAACGCACCTCAACGCGATTCTGGAGGCGCTCTACCGCGGCCAGGACGAGCTGCGGCGCGACAACGCGAGCATCGAGACCGAGAAGGTCCACCTCTGGGAGACGATGCAAAAGCTCCGGCAGTACGCCCACGTCGGCAAGGCGGTGGACGACGCCCTGACCGCGCGGCTGACTACCCTGGAGGCCAGCGACCCCGAAAAGGCCCGCGTCGTGCGCGAGGAACTGCTCTTCGCGGTGCGGCAGCGGGTGACCGACCTGCTGACCCAGCTCGCGGTGGGGATTCAGGGCTACCTCGCGCTCGACCTCGTGCGGCGCAACAACCTCGAACTCATCAAGGGGGTGGACCGGGCGACGACCACGACGGTGAGCGCCCTGCGCACCGCCCTGATGGTCGCGCAGGCGCTCGGCACCCAGCAGGCCGTGCTCGGGCAGGTCACGGCGATCAACGAGACGACGGGCAACATGATCTCCTCGACCGCCAGCCTGCTGCGCCAGCAGTCCACCGAGATCCAGCGTCAGGCGGGCAGCGCGACCGTGAACCCGGAGGTCATCCAGGCCGCCTTCCGGGACGTGTACGGGGCGCTCGACGCGATCAGCACCTACCGCACCCAGGCGCTCGACCGCTTCAAGGACACCATTCAGGTGCTCGACCGCGAGGTCAGGCAGGCGCAGACGTACCTCGACCGCGAGCGGCAGGGCGCGTCGCGCGAGGTGGCGCAGGGGCTGAACGTCACCGAGCAGGGCGACCTGAAGCTTTGACCGTCCGGCGGGCGTTGTTGCGCTTCCTCGCCGCCCGGCTGGACGCCCGGCCCGCCTCCCCCGTGCTGCGCGTGGCGATAGACGGCGTGGACGGGGCGGGCAAGACGACCTTCGCGGACGAACTGGCCGACGTGCTCCGCGAGCGGGGGCGAACGGTCATCCGCGCCTCGGTGGACGGCTTCCACGCGCCGCGGGCCGTGCGTTACCGGCTGGGCCGCGACTCGCCGGAGGGCTTCTACCGCGACTCCTACGACCTCGCGGGCCTGCGCTCGGCACTCCTCGACCCGCTGGGGCTGGGCGGGT belongs to Deinococcus planocerae and includes:
- a CDS encoding toxic anion resistance protein: MSDPKPDPLTPPESLMKAPEAVPPVQAGDAPEMVPLSPEDRARLDAMARAFVEDVLRAGTHGETFKRKLDSVHDLGLSEQRAAAQVSNRMLERPLRATKAGALAEGSSILRGLTDLRRTVEDLDPSRAPTARRLFGKLPGGRKAQNALDRYQSAQTHLNAILEALYRGQDELRRDNASIETEKVHLWETMQKLRQYAHVGKAVDDALTARLTTLEASDPEKARVVREELLFAVRQRVTDLLTQLAVGIQGYLALDLVRRNNLELIKGVDRATTTTVSALRTALMVAQALGTQQAVLGQVTAINETTGNMISSTASLLRQQSTEIQRQAGSATVNPEVIQAAFRDVYGALDAISTYRTQALDRFKDTIQVLDREVRQAQTYLDRERQGASREVAQGLNVTEQGDLKL